The genomic window CCAATGAAATATCAATTACTTCGCGGTGTTTGGCAAGCTCCGTTAGTACGCTGGCGCGTTCTTTTTCGGGAATAGCCTCCGCACAAATCACAGCAAATTTATCGCCAATACTCATCACTACATTTGTATGGTAAAATTCTTTGCCCGTCGAGCTAATCGCATCAAAAACAACTGCTTTTTCATAGCCCAACATTTTTACAAAATTATTGACCTGTACTTCTTCCGTTCGGATGGAGCGCGAAGCATAAACTACTTTATTAATTCTGTCAATCACCATACTGCCCGTTCCTTCCAAAATCGGGCGGCTGGTATTTGTTCCGCCCAAATACAACAAGCCATTCACCGACAAGTTATTTTTAGCAAACAAATTTTCCACATCAGGCCAACGCAAGGCCTCCGCTCGGCGATTTGGCGCGTACATTGGATAAATAACTACCGCACCAGTGGATTCTGTGGAAATCCAATTGTTCGGAAAAACAGCATCTGGCGTTTTAGCCGCGTGAGGTTCTATGTTTTTTCCCAAAACCAACACTTTTACACCTGCCTGCGTGAGTAACTGAACGGCTTTTTCAAACTCATTGAGAGCCAGTTCGTTTACATTTTGTTGTTCGGGATTATGTTGAAATTCGTTGTCAGTTGCAGTTTGCTCATTGAAAGCAAAATCCACAGGCCTAACCATCAAAACGGTATTAGTTAATTGATGCATGTGTATAAATTAAGAATTGTCTTTTCCTAAATCTCTAATCACAGC from Flexibacter flexilis DSM 6793 includes these protein-coding regions:
- the ctlX gene encoding citrulline utilization hydrolase CtlX, producing the protein MHQLTNTVLMVRPVDFAFNEQTATDNEFQHNPEQQNVNELALNEFEKAVQLLTQAGVKVLVLGKNIEPHAAKTPDAVFPNNWISTESTGAVVIYPMYAPNRRAEALRWPDVENLFAKNNLSVNGLLYLGGTNTSRPILEGTGSMVIDRINKVVYASRSIRTEEVQVNNFVKMLGYEKAVVFDAISSTGKEFYHTNVVMSIGDKFAVICAEAIPEKERASVLTELAKHREVIDISLEQTEKSFCGNIIQLATNNGGSVVVMSESALNGFSAEQKQQMEKYGKLLALPIPTIEYVGGGSARCMIAEVFLPQK